One Colius striatus isolate bColStr4 chromosome 8, bColStr4.1.hap1, whole genome shotgun sequence genomic region harbors:
- the DKK1 gene encoding dickkopf-related protein 1 encodes MRGLVALLAALSCAPPAGQAAGPGGFLSSNAIKGPPSGGAAEASAAPVAPFDGSNKPPPAATRQPFPCAEDEDCGPEEFCGGVARGGGTPLCLACRRRRKRCLRDAMCCPGMTCSNGLCTAPEPPHGAAELDEFSTEALPRRTPAPSWLPTAKGEEGDFCLRSSDCVAGLCCARHFWSKICKPVLREGQVCTRHRRKGTHGLEIFQRCQCAEGLSCRLQREQGPADSSRLHTCQRH; translated from the exons ATGCGGGGACTGGTGGCGCTGCTGGCAGCGCTGAGCTGCGCGCCCCCGGCGGGGcaggcggcggggcccggcgggtTCCTCAGCTCCAACGCCATCAAGGGACCCCCCTCGGGTGGAGCGGCCGAGGCCAGCGCCGCCCCCGTTGCCCCTTTCGACGGCAGTAACAAGCCACCTCCCGCTGCCACCCGGCAG CCTTTCCCCTGCGCCGAAGACGAAGACTGTGGCCCCGAGGAGTTTTGCGGAGGAGTGGCCCGTGGCGGGGGGACCCCGCTCTGCCTCGCCTGCCGGAGACGCCGCAAGCGCTGCCTGCGCGATGCCATGTGTTGCCCCGGCATGACCTGCAGCAAcg GGCTCTGTACTGCCCCGGAGCCTCCCCATGGAGCTGCCGAGTTGGACGAGTTCAGCACTGAGGCTCTGCCCCGACGGACACCCGCTCCTTCCTGGCTCCCTACTGCCAAAG GTGAGGAGGGGGACTTCTGCCTGCGTTCCTCGGACTGTGTGGCCGGGCTATGCTGCGCCCGTCACTTTTGGTCCAAAATCTGCAAGCCGGTGCTGCGGGAAGGGCAGGTGTGTACCCGACACCGGCGGAAAGGCACTCACGGCCTGGAGATCTTCCAGCGGTGCCAGTGTGCCGAGGGGCTGTCATGCCGCCTCCAGCGagagcagggccctgcagaTTCCTCCCGCCTGCACACCTGCCAGCGGCACTGA